In Telopea speciosissima isolate NSW1024214 ecotype Mountain lineage chromosome 10, Tspe_v1, whole genome shotgun sequence, the DNA window TCACAAGGTGGGCAGGATGGTTGGCATTTCTTttaaagaagtaaaaaattCTCTCAATTCTTCCTGTTATGCTTGTGAAAAAAGTATAAGCATAATCCTGGCAAGGAAGCTAAAGTTTGTGACATTTTACTACAGAGAAGCTCCTCTTTTactcttctacttctttcttCCCGACATATTCTATTATTTCTGTATGTGTTTCTTCATGTCTTGATGCTTTTAGTGGGGCATCACATAGTTGAACTCTCAACATGTGGTATCCTCGCAAGGTTTCACCATACTAAAGGTTCAGCATGCACCTTTGTGACAAgcttttgaaaatttctcaaatgTTTTTTTGTCTACCACATGAAAAGGAAACCCATTCTGTTTAACAAAATGCATTGGAATTCAACTAACTTAGCATCAACATGATTCCAAGCATATGATATTTTCTATCCACAATAAGGATTATGCAGTGAAGAATACTATGGTCATTAAAATAAAAGCTTCATGTCTTATCCCAACAAAATAACTGGTTACATACATAGAAACAACCCTTGGCACTGGGAATTTACCCTCCAATTATTTCAGCTTTATCCTAATCATCTGTCGTTTGTGGAACTCACCGTAGTAAAACAGTCAATATCTACTAATTTATATTTCTCAATTTGCAGATATATCACTCATTGTAATATTAGGTTTGCCTTTTGTCCATCTCAGAATATCAGTCTGATTTGCTCGTCAGATGGAAAATTTTATCCACGATGAGTAAAACAGTTTATATTGGTAGATAAAAGGAAGCTCCTTCTTAAATTatctcaactctctctctctttcttttctccttcttttgaaCCTCTCTATTTCCTAGAAAAGTTATTGATTCTTCAATTAATTTAAATATGGGAAAATCAtgttgtaaccaaggttggtgaaaaagaagttgtaaccttacttgTTTGCCCTTTTAATacataacacattttttttttcaatgagggtaaatcctgtcatttcacatgtgtactcaaAAATGTGTAAGATAATGACAACTTTTAATATTGATATTATGAtaaatcatttttaaattattttaaaaacccCTTTTTACCCCTACCTTAAATAACTTTcaggaataagacaaggggcaatcgAAAGAAGGTTGCTACTTCTCacttcaccactttggtgacaacaagaaaCACCCTTTAGCTATTATCACATGGTGATACCAAGTTCAGGGTTGCAACTTTGGTAGATCATGGGAGTTGTTTGGGATCAAACAACTACTGGGTTCTTATATTCTCAAAAATATAGCCACTGTTGCTCAAATTTCAATGTCGTGCAATAACACATGTTTCTTTTAGGGATCTTCAATGAAATTCATGATCTGGATGAGTATTGCAGTTTCTGCCACCAAGGAGCAAGCCTTCTTGCTATTGCCATGCTAAAAAAATGCTAGATACAACAATGCTATATGTTGACAGATTAATGTCCCGAGTCGGTCAGAGTGAAATCTGTCCTGGAAGTGGGGTAAGCCAGGCAAGTGGGGCTCAAGATTAGGCCAGATGAACAAAATGTTCAAGATGGAGATTGTTATTTCCTGATCAATTCGAttcagttttcttttcttttcgtttTTTGAATCAGATCCTACcgagggcccataggccactaGGGGTGGCAGCCAGGATGGTGTCCAAGCTCCAAGAGGAGAGGGCGGCCAAGAGGGGGGAGGGTGGAGGGAGGGGGAAATAAGGATGTCTAACATCCAATTGGAAGGGGGGCGGGGAAGAGTCGATCCAACGACCTCTCCCTTGGACTTAGGCCAGCACCCTACTGTGCTAGTTGCCACCACCACACCAAGAAGCACTTCCCCGATTTGATTCATATTTCACAATATAATATTCATAAAATAATGgaactttttattttggaatggATACCTGGAGGAATTTGTGAGTATCAGAAATACTCGTATGATTATAAAATTAACTACTGGGTATATGCATAccttaggactagtaacaagtatggttTTGAATAAAAGCCAAATGGaaaaaaaggatccatgtagccaacccaatttagttgggataaggctgagttgagttgagttgatgatgatggatccttcaaatattattattttattaaattttttttttgtaagggaGGGTTAGGAGACAGTGGGTGGTACAGTGATCCTATACGAAGATAACCATTTTTATTCTGTTATGAAAGACTCCAAATTTTATTGATCAGAAGATTGTTTTCATGTACTGGTAACTGGTTATGTGAATTGCTTCATTTGTTGGTGCCTTGCTTCATCTGTGCTATTACATTTTCTGACAAAATCAAGTGGTGGATATCAGGTCAATAAGCCTTGGAGTATTCATATGTATCAAATGTTCTGGTGTTCATAGAAGTCTTGGAGTGCACATATCAAAGGTATAATTGAAATTTCCATGTATTAAGTGGGATAGAAGTTGAAAgcaagtgtgtgtgtgtgtgtgtgtgtgagagagagagagagagagagagagagatttaccaATAATTACTGAAGCTAtacctcctttcttttcttttttttttttggattttccagAATATTATGCCTTCATAATGGAGAAAGGACTATTCGTAGCCAAAAAGTTGCTTTAACTTCTTTCCTTCAAACCTTGAAATAACTGGATATTCACGCAAAAAAAACAAGTCCTAATATAATCCAGTTAATCCATGATCCAATGTCTAGGATCTTGATCATATATTTGCATGTGATCTCCTATGGACATTGTTAGGATGATTATCCTAGCCAAAagctgtttttatttctttccttcaaaCCTGAAATAACTggatattcaaaaaaaaaattctaattatAATCCGGTTAATCCATGACCCCTTGAAGATGTCTAGGATATTGATCATACATTTGCATGTGAACCCCTTTGGACATTGTTAGGATGATTATCCCACTTGCACAAAGATTTGCTAGCAAAACTCTTACCCATGAGGTCTAATTACAGGGCTAAATTTCCATACTACATTCTTTAGTATGGATTCCACATCCTTGTGGTGGGATGGTGGCTTGATGGGTCAGTGGTGCAGACTGTTGGCTTTCAGGTTCTGGTTTCCACATTAATTAGAGTGTCCTCAATTATATTTGATAtatacaaagaaggaaaaatatttcCATCACACCTGCAACTTTTCAGCTACATGGACTGATAATTTGGCAGGCAGCCACCCGTAAAATTGGTGTCCATCTCAACCATATGGCTCATCATACATGGTTTTCCTGTTAATTTTTCAACAATTTATTTTGAGTTCACTTCTTAGATTTTTCTAACTTAAACTTCTATAATGGCACATGGAGATGTTAGAATGGTCCAAATATTTAATCTTGGATAATGATGTTATGTACATTTCCACCAAATTTAGTTTGCAACCTAGCTGCCTCATGGCAGTAAGTAATAGAGTGCAGGAATGGGTTCCAATTACAGGCGTGCAGGAATTTAAATAGAATTTAGTTAACATACTGATAATTGCAGATGGTGGCTGTTTTTGCGCATCCAGTTTAAGCAAATGGAAACATATATGCAAAACTAACTTTTTATAGAGTAGAGTCATACatagaaaagggaagagaattaACCTATAAGTAacctatcaaaaaataaataaataacctatAAGTAATTCCATGCCAACTTGTTATGCTGAGAATTTATGACATTAGGTCACAGAATAAGGGCTTGGTGAGTGCAGTGGGAAGGAGTTTCTGGGCAATTGTATGGTCAACAAACCATTAAATCTAGAGGCAGATGCAGTAAGATGGTTGGGTTGGAAGAGATACAATAACGAAATTGACTTGTAGATAATTTTTTAAGTCCACGTAACTACTGCTAATGCATAACATATTGGGGTCTCCCTTGCTTTAGAAAACTAACTGTTCCatattgaattttgtttttaaaaaaatggctTAAAATGATCCTTTCCTTCTGGGAGTGGGTTTTGACAGTCACATCCATAAGGGAGCTATGGATAGGCACCCAGTTTTGCCACATAGTGAGTTGGATGAGGCTGAatttttgtggacaggtagaccCCAAGGCCTCTGCTCTTATCAAGTTTCAGCTTTAAGCCATAAACAGTATTCGGaagtgacaaaataaagcattgaGAAATCCAGGACTACCAAGAGGCTGCAGGCAATGCATGGGAgagtatatgattgaatttgagtatgaaatttgacacgtgacCAGCCAGAGCATTCCCTAAATAGTCAATGGTCAGAATTGGTGCATCACCCTTATATGTGGCAGAACTAGGTGTGCCCATCCATGCCTAGTTTATCGGCTATGAAACAATAATGTGTCGTTAAATGAAATATTTGTTCATACAGACAAGTTTATGCATTCAGAATTTATTCCTCAGGTTCTATCTGTGAAGCTAGATGAATGGACAGATGAAAAGGTTGATACTTTGGCTGACATGGGTGGAAACACTGTAGCAAACATGAAATACGAAGCTATGTTACCAGATAACTTCAAAAAGCCAATACCAGATTCCACTATAGAGGAGCGTTCTGATTTCATTAGGTAAGCTGAGTATCATAATTGCCTAATTGGATGCAAAAAACAGTTCATTAGAGAAATTTTGAATGCAGAAAAGCCACATCATTCTGAATCAGAGAATTGTTTCTTGAATATTCAGGAGAAAATATGAGCAGCTACAATTTTTCTGCGCCGTTGACCATCTGGATACTTTTTCTAGCATACATAGTATGAACTACAGTGATTTTTGCCCCAATCCATCTAATCTGAGTTGCCCTTTTCCACCTGTTCCGAGTGTATCATCCTCCCAGAACAGTTCTTCATGCAATAACTCATCCAAGGACAAGAGAAGTGATGAGAAACATCCCACTGGACATCGTATTCATGGACTTGGGCATGCATTCCGCAACagttggagaagaaaggaaactgAGCACAAAGCTGCAAAGAAAGCAAACTTAACAGTATGTCTTCATGCTATAAATCTATTATATTTAAAAACCATGCTTCAACTACTCTGTTTGCACGGTGTCTTACTTCATTATTTAGATTTTCAGTTTTCCTTGGATATAATAATCTCATTACTATGAATCAATTGTTTGTAGGCGGGTATGGTTGAATTCATCGGATTGATAAAGGTCAACATCATTAGGGGCACCAACCTAGCCATTCGAGATGTAATGACTAGTGATCCTTATGTCATCCTCACACTGGGACAGCAAGTAAGTTACTTTTCCTGTTGAATTCTGTCAGTATTATTAATGCTGTACTAGAAAAATTACAAATGTGTTAACAAATGAAGACTTCTTCTGAACTTTGCTGCAGACAATGAAGACGCGTGTAATAAAGAACAACCTGAACCCAGTCTGGAATGAAAGGCTAATGTTATCAATTCCAGAACCCATCCCACCTCTAAAGTTGGTAAGTTTGTATTCCTTTCTGAAATACTGCAATTTGGTGTCAAAGAACACAACACTACCTATAAACATACACTGAATTACCATTCCCAATtacaaattttgaaataagaaAGGGCCTTGACCATCATCAGTGAaacttttttaaatttcttttagaGTGACTAAATTTTGTTGGTCCACTTTCTGTATGAGGTTGAAATGCAACTAGTGCATAACAGTTTCACTCCTCCAAGTATCAGTGAATTTAAGGATAACATGAAAAAGTCCAAGTTGGCAAAAAATAATCACATGACCAGGAACACTGATCAAGTCCCTGACTAACTCCTCCATGCAAAATGATTACCAATGTCAATGAAGCTATGCTTTTGTGTCTCAAACTCTTGATTAGCAGTTGTTGGGTCTGACCATGGCTCAAACATATAGAGTGACTGACTGAGGAAGACTCTCTGGATAGATACTGTAGGAGGGAGGAGGATTGTTCTAAGGATCATCTGATCAAGTCGGCAGTTGCTGActaattcttccatgcttaTGACCTTGGAAAGGACCTCTCTGCCATGAAGCTCGGGTTTTTGGGTTAGACACCATCAAATGGTACCAGAGCGGATTGTCCGTGCACCAGCCATGTGAGGGCCCATGGCCCAAAGCTGGGGGGAGTTGATGAAGTAAGTGTCCCCCATGGTCGGAATGGAAGGGCCTCTCCACCCTGAAGCttgggcttttgggttggacaccGTCAGTTATCCATGTTATGCAAGTAACATAATAACGACATTTAGCTAAGGATTCAGTTTGATATGTTATGGAATATTGTCCTTGTGCTGCAATTAATTGGTCAGACTCAATATTATGGTGGCACAACAATCAAGTTAGTTTTGTAGTAATAGTAAGGATAGTTACTTCAAGTTAAGAAATAATTAGATATGGTATAAAATTCCAATGTGAGACTTGTATTTGTTGGAAAGCAGCAATTTGACATGGTTCCATAACCCCACTATTCTCCTGGAGAGACTGCCTGCATGATTGAGATCTTTATTAATGTACACATCTTGAGTCTCAATGCTTATATTGATGGTGAAACATTTCCTCTCCTACTCCCTTTCCACACCAAACACAATTTAAGATATAAGAGAAATTTAAGGTGTCTAGATATAGCTTCACTATCAttcctcccccaccccaccGTTTGATGTTGTTCATATCTATTGAATATTACTCAAATGTGATTTCAAATTTACATTGTATGTAGCAAACTAAAAATTGTAAATtactataatatatacatatataacaACAATCTTTCTTTCTACGTTGAATGTATAGAAAAAGATTGAGTGAATAGATGAAACAATAAAGAAGAGGGAGTATCCTCAGTCAGATGGGTTTTTACCCTTCACTAGGACTCTACCAACAACGAAGGTCAAGCTTGCCTGTTGAATTACTTTCCTATTTCTTTCTTAATTATTCcggggagaatgttctctgtgccacagcgcagcctgtgcaggggggcagggtggtcattgcgcccacccccatgtacctgagcgcaggctgcgctgtggcacagcgAACAGCGCCCCATTATTCCACACCCAACTTTTTTGGTAATATCTACAAAACCAGTAATTGCTGAGAGTGctgatgaaaaaaagaaaacagatttGCAGTGAAAAATTGCAAGGGTACCGTTTGTTCTATGGTGCTTATCTTTCCAAATCGTAGTACATCTCTGATACATTTGAGCCCTTCAGATAATTTACTGgataacaaaaaacaaaattaattttatCTGTGTCATCCACAATAGTGTGCTAGTAATTGTGTTGGCTGGTCCATCTAGTCAATTATTGGTCCTCTTCATTGCATTTGTTCAATGATTGTATTTGTTTCAGCTTTCATCTTTTATATGTTAAAATGGGCATCTTACTCTGCAAAAAAACTATGTTTGACTTGAAGTGCATCCATAGTCAGCATAAGAAAATGATCTTGACATTTGAATTTCCTACTCAGGAAGGCATTAATAATCTTTTGGTGTCCCACTGTCAGTACTAAGTAGTTGTAACAGCAAAATGGAAATGTTCATACCTTTCTCATTGAAATACCACCACAAAATGCTTGAATTGCACTCAAACCCACATAATGAGATTCTGAAAGATCCAATAATTTCCCCCATTTCCATGTTTTATTAGTAATGGAAGATAAGttgttctttcttcctccatcaAATGTGTATGAGAGAGGAGGAATGATTTTTAGCACCTAAAAGTACACTTTAGTGATAGGATAAGAAGCAAAGAAAGTTATAAAATCTTCCTAGATACAGAACCCAGGCTAACAGCCCCACCCACATTTAACATaaataaaaacacaaaagaaattACCAAAACACTAGCAACTATAGGGGCATACCATCCAATAATATATTCTTGGTCTCAAATTCCTTGTATGGCCTAATCATCCACCACATCAATGAACTCAACTGTGTATCAAAGTGCAGCTAGGAAATCAACAAGGAATTTAGCAAGGAATCCAAGTATCAAATATGCCCAATGCTATGAAAGGACCTCCAAGGACCATCCACTTCTTGCCTCATCCACACATGAACATTGGCTGAATTACCTACAATATGAATCTGAGATCATAACCTCATCTGAGAACCAATCCAAGAAAAactagagagaaaaaaaaaaaaaaagaagctccgCAGTAGTTGAATCTCCATCACCCTCATCCACACATGAACATTGGCTGAATTCCCTACAATATGAATCTGAGATCATAACCTCATCTGAGAACCAATCCAAGCAAAactagagagagaaaaaaaacaaaagctcTACAGTAGTTGAATCTCCATCACCTGTGATCCCCTGAAAAAGGCAATCAGCCCATTCCACTCCACAATCTAAGAATGCTTCCAGAGGGGTCGAGGTTACCAAGAAAATGACGGTTGAATATCAACTTCATGAAACCTTCTGGAGGTGGACTCCGAATCTGATAATGTAACTAGAACCAATGCAAGGAGCCAGGTCTCTGAATCTTTCAACATATTCTACAAAATCGCCCAATG includes these proteins:
- the LOC122641738 gene encoding probable ADP-ribosylation factor GTPase-activating protein AGD11 is translated as MIGSRIHGVVMTPVQGNSTSHVHNSSGSGSSLRDLLYSDPSTSWTSEDSENYSAGPLERLECLMNQSGNMFCADCGSPEPKWVSISLGVFICIKCSGVHRSLGVHISKVLSVKLDEWTDEKVDTLADMGGNTVANMKYEAMLPDNFKKPIPDSTIEERSDFIRRKYEQLQFFCAVDHLDTFSSIHSMNYSDFCPNPSNLSCPFPPVPSVSSSQNSSSCNNSSKDKRSDEKHPTGHRIHGLGHAFRNSWRRKETEHKAAKKANLTAGMVEFIGLIKVNIIRGTNLAIRDVMTSDPYVILTLGQQTMKTRVIKNNLNPVWNERLMLSIPEPIPPLKLLVYDKDTFTPDDRMGEAEIDIQPLVTASKVHKNSTITEYIELEKCIANKHNGLVKDSIISLVDGRVKQDVTIKLQHVERGVLEVELECVPLSQ